The following nucleotide sequence is from Acidovorax radicis.
CGGGCATTGCAGGGGGCACCTCGGGCACTGACGGCCATCGGCTCCCGCCAGGCGCTTCGCAACGCGCGCTGCAGGGCCCGGCGAGGGGTGCCTTGCAGGCAGCCAAAACAGCGGCTTCTGGTACGCTCAGACGGATATGTCTGCCCCTTCCGCCACCGCAACGCCCGAAGGCGCTGCGCCCGCCTCCGCCTTAATCCAGCCTGGCCTGGCCATTGTGGTGCTGGCCATGCTGCTCAGTATCCAGCCCGTCACCACCGACCTTTACCTGCCCGCGTTACCCGCCCTCACGCGCAGCCTGAACGCGCCCATGGCGTTGGCCCAGCTCACCCTCAGCGGGTTGCTGCTGGCCTTTGGCTGCTCGCAGATGGTGTGGGGGCCGCTGTCGGACCGCTTTGGCCGTCGCCCCATCTTGCTGGCCGGATTGGGTATTTACACCGTGGCCTCTTTGGGCAGCGCGTTGGCCCCCACCATGGGCCTGCTGATTGCCTGGCGCATTGCCCAGGGTGCTGCCATGGGCGCGGTGGTGATGTGTGCGCGGGCCATCGTGCGTGACCTGTACACACCGCTGGATGGCGCACGCGCCATGTCCAAGGCCCTCACCGGGTTGGGCATCGTGGCCTGCATCTGCGCCCCTCTGGGCGGGCTGCTGAGCGAATGGCTGGGCTGGCGTGCAGCGCTGCTCGCCCTCACCGCGTATGCCGTAGCCACGCTGGCGCTGGTGGCGTTGCGCCTGCCCGAAACGCTGGCGCAAGCCAACCCCAGGGCGCTGCAGCCTCGCGCTCTGGTCGGCACCTGGCGCCAGGTGCTGCGCAGCCCGACCTTCTGGGCGTTTTCACTGCAGACCACGGCCACGTATGGCGGCCTGTTCACGTTTCTCGCGTCGTCGTCGTTTGTGTATATCGACGTGCTCGGCCTCACGCGCACGCAATACGGCTGGGCCATGGCATCGGCCTGCCTGGCCTATTTTGGCGGCACCATCCTGTGCCGCCGCCTGCTTGCCCGCTTTGGCTTGCTGCGCACCGTGGCCATTGCCGGCGGGCTGAGCGCCGGCGGCGGCACGCTGATGGCGCTGGTTGCGCTGGCAGGCTGGCACCAGCCCTGGGCCTTGTTGCTGCCCTTTTATCTGTTCATGCTCGGCCACGGCATTCACCAGCCCTGCGGACAAAGTGGTGCGGTGGGGCCTTTCCCCAAGGCCGCGGGCGTAGCGTCTGCACTCAACGGTTTCATGATGATGCTGGCAGCCTTTGCGATTGGCGGCTGGCTGGGCGTCAGGCTGGATGGGACCATCTGGCCCCTGGTCCATGGCGTCTGGTTCTGGTCGGTGTTATTGGCGCTGATTTCATGGACGCTGGTGCAAAAATTTGGAGCGCCCCGTGACCACGCCTGAGCCACCTGACCCACAACACAAGCTGCCCACCATTGCGCTGGCGGGCCCCACGGCATCGGGCAAAACAGCGGGCGCCCTGGCACTGGCTGCAGCGCTCGCCCAACACGGCCAGCCGGTGGAGATCATCAGCGTGGATTCCGCACTGGTCTATCGCGGCATGGACATCGGCACGGCCAAGCCTTCGCACGCGGAGCGCGCGGCGGTGCCCCACCACCTGATCGACATCCGCGACCCGCTGCAGGCTTACAGCGCTGCAGAGTTTGTGCAAGACGCCACGCGCCTCATCGCCGAGATCCGTGCACGCGGCGCGTTGCCGCTGCTGGTGGGCGGCACCATGCTGTATTTCAAGGCACTGTTCGACGGCATTGACGACATGCCCGCCGCCGACCCGGCCGTGCGGGCCCGGCTTGAAGCGCAGGCCGCTGAACAGGGCTGGCCCGCTCTGCATGCCGAGCTGGCGCTTGTCGACCCCGTGACCGCGGCGCGCCTGGCCCCGGCCGACAGCCAGCGCATTCAGCGCGCCCTGGAGGTGTGGCACATCTCAGGCCAACCCCTGTCGAGCTTTCACACTACAAAAAAAGGAGCTACTAGCGCAGACAGCACAAGCGCTAGCGCCCTTTTTTCTTTGGAACCTGATGATCGCAGCTGGCTGCACGGGCGCATCGCGCAGCGGTTTGACACCATGCTCGACGCCGGTTTCATCGACGAGGTGCGGGCGCTGCGCGCGCGCGGTGACCTGCACGCAGACCTGCCCTCGATGCGTTGCGTGGGCTACCGCCAGGCCTGGGAAGAGCTGGACTTTCAGGCCATGCGATCCACCACCGTACCGGGCACACCGCTGAACGTGGCCTATCTGCGCGAGCGCGGCATTGTCGCCACCCGCCAGTTGGCCAAGCGCCAGATCACCTGGCTGCGCAGCATGCCCGACCGCCACGTGATCGCCTGCGACCAACCCCAGGCGATGGACCATCTCGTGCATGCCGTGCTGCAACGCCTGGGTCGTGCCGCGCCCGTGGATCAAGGGGCTCAACGGAAGCACCTGGAGCATTCCGCCCCATGACACAACTGCGCGTGCAGGGCCTGGGCAAACACTACGGGGCAACGCCCGTGTTCTCCAACGTGGATTTTGTGGTGGAGCCGGGTGAGTTTGTCGCCATCGTGGGCGACTCGGGCGTGGGCAAGTCCACGCTGCTCAACTGCCTGGCGGGCTTGGACACCTGGGACACCGGCCACATCACCCACGCAGACGTGGGCCTGGGCCCACTCACCGATACCCAGCGTGCGTTATGGCGCCGCGCCCACGTGGGTTTTGTGTTCCAGGCGTTTCACGTGCTGCCGCATCTGGACGTGGCGCAAAACGTGGCACTGCCGCTGATGCTGTTGGGCCGCAACGATGCGGGCCGCGTGCAGCAAATGCTCGCTGCCGTCGGGCTGGCAGAGCTGGGCGAACGGCTGCCACAGCAGCTCAGCGGCGGCCAGCTGCAGCGCGTGGCCATTGCCCGTGCGCTGGTGCCCCGCCCCGCCCTGCTGCTGGCCGACGAGCCCACCGGCAACCTCGACCCCACCACCGCCGCCCGCGTGATGGACCTGCTGCTGGCGCAGACGCGCGAGCATGGGGCATCGCTGGTGCTGGTCACGCACTCGGATGCAGCCGCGGCGCGGGCCGACCGGGTGCTGC
It contains:
- a CDS encoding multidrug effflux MFS transporter is translated as MSAPSATATPEGAAPASALIQPGLAIVVLAMLLSIQPVTTDLYLPALPALTRSLNAPMALAQLTLSGLLLAFGCSQMVWGPLSDRFGRRPILLAGLGIYTVASLGSALAPTMGLLIAWRIAQGAAMGAVVMCARAIVRDLYTPLDGARAMSKALTGLGIVACICAPLGGLLSEWLGWRAALLALTAYAVATLALVALRLPETLAQANPRALQPRALVGTWRQVLRSPTFWAFSLQTTATYGGLFTFLASSSFVYIDVLGLTRTQYGWAMASACLAYFGGTILCRRLLARFGLLRTVAIAGGLSAGGGTLMALVALAGWHQPWALLLPFYLFMLGHGIHQPCGQSGAVGPFPKAAGVASALNGFMMMLAAFAIGGWLGVRLDGTIWPLVHGVWFWSVLLALISWTLVQKFGAPRDHA
- the miaA gene encoding tRNA (adenosine(37)-N6)-dimethylallyltransferase MiaA; translation: MTTPEPPDPQHKLPTIALAGPTASGKTAGALALAAALAQHGQPVEIISVDSALVYRGMDIGTAKPSHAERAAVPHHLIDIRDPLQAYSAAEFVQDATRLIAEIRARGALPLLVGGTMLYFKALFDGIDDMPAADPAVRARLEAQAAEQGWPALHAELALVDPVTAARLAPADSQRIQRALEVWHISGQPLSSFHTTKKGATSADSTSASALFSLEPDDRSWLHGRIAQRFDTMLDAGFIDEVRALRARGDLHADLPSMRCVGYRQAWEELDFQAMRSTTVPGTPLNVAYLRERGIVATRQLAKRQITWLRSMPDRHVIACDQPQAMDHLVHAVLQRLGRAAPVDQGAQRKHLEHSAP
- a CDS encoding ABC transporter ATP-binding protein codes for the protein MTQLRVQGLGKHYGATPVFSNVDFVVEPGEFVAIVGDSGVGKSTLLNCLAGLDTWDTGHITHADVGLGPLTDTQRALWRRAHVGFVFQAFHVLPHLDVAQNVALPLMLLGRNDAGRVQQMLAAVGLAELGERLPQQLSGGQLQRVAIARALVPRPALLLADEPTGNLDPTTAARVMDLLLAQTREHGASLVLVTHSDAAAARADRVLRLTAGGIAA